Proteins co-encoded in one Saccharomyces cerevisiae S288C chromosome II, complete sequence genomic window:
- the CMC2 gene encoding Cmc2p (Protein involved in respiratory chain complex assembly or maintenance; protein of the mitochondrial intermembrane space; contains twin Cx9C motifs that can form coiled coil-helix-coiled-coil helix fold), with the protein MHPQLEAERFHSCLDFINALDKCHQKEYYKRIFGLCNNEKDALNKCLKEASLNNKKRAVIESRIKRADVEKRWKKIEEEEYGEDAILKTILDRQYAKKKQESDNDANSK; encoded by the exons ATGCATCCACAGTTAGAAGCTGAACGTTTTCATT CCTGTTTGGACTTCATCAATGCACTCGATAAATGCCATCAAAAGGAATATTACAAGAGAATATTTGGCCTTTGTAACAACGAAAAGGATGCTTTGAACAAGTGTCTCAAGGAGGCAAGTTTGaataacaagaaacgtGCTGTCATTGAAAGTAGAATAAAGAGAGCTGATGTAGAAAAGAGatggaagaaaattgaggaagaagaatatgGCGAGGACGCTATATTAAAGACTATCTTAGATAGACAGTACgccaagaaaaagcagGAAAGTGACAATGATGCGAACTCGAAataa
- the IAI11 gene encoding Iai11p (Putative mitochondrial hypothetical protein; the authentic, non-tagged protein is detected in highly purified mitochondria in high-throughput studies; IAI11 has a paralog, YER093C-A, that arose from the whole genome duplication) — protein sequence MLLDAQRFFNRSFSINVICELKHNVNTRRKFEIKDWPTIMLVSRNDKPKISSEEVTHFIDDYKKRRKTQMTRFFGITIFTLITCRIAMKKMITAKVPLNTFQANYASRTQTITHTQKSLAGSLLAATGMTLGIFGMGITGTCWSWDVSSFQELKQRLERRANNEFVVTNMPLDKRSQQVVDSLVKTHNSSLCK from the exons ATGTTATTGGACGCGCAGCGATTTTTTAATAGGTCTTTCTCTATTAATGTAATATGCGAATTGAAACATAATGTAAacacaagaagaaaattcgaAATAAAGGACTGGCCAACAATAATGTTAGTGAGCAGAAACGACAAGCCCAAAATCAGTAGTGAGGAAGTCACACATTTTATAGACGACTATAAAAAGAGGAGGAAAACTCAGATGACACGATTCTTCGGAATCACTATTTTTACACTTATAACATGTAGAATTGccatgaagaaaatgataactGCAAAAG TGCCATTGAACACTTTTCAAGCAAACTACGCCAGCCGGACGCAGACAATAACACACACACAAAAGAGTCTTGCAGGTTCTCTTTTAGCGGCAACGGGCATGACACTAGGTATATTTGGTATGGGCATCACAGGGACATGTTGGAGCTGGGATGTTTCATCATTTCAGGAACTAAAGCAACGTCTGGAAAGGCGTGCCAACAACGAATTTGTAGTGACAAACATGCCTCTGGATAAAAGAAGCCAGCAAGTAGTGGACAGCTTAGTTAAGACACACAATTCATCTCTTTGTAAATAG
- the SKT5 gene encoding Skt5p (Activator of Chs3p (chitin synthase III) during vegetative growth; recruits Chs3p to the bud neck via interaction with Bni4p; SKT5 has a paralog, SHC1, that arose from the whole genome duplication): MASSPQVHPYKKHLMQSQHINFDNRGLQFQNSSLKVGQDFSDNKENRENRDNEDFSTADLPKRSANQPLINEHLRAASVPLLSNDIGNSQEEDFVPVPPPQLHLNNSNNTSLSSLGSTPTNSPSPGALRQTNSSTSLTKEQIKKRTRSVDLSHMYLLNGSSDTQLTATNESVADLSHQMISRYLGGKNNTSLVPRLKTIEMYRQNVKKSKDPEVLFQYAQYMLQTALTIESSNALVQDSDKEGNVSQSDLKLQFLKEAQSYLKKLSIKGYSDAQYLLADGYSSGAFGKIENKEAFVLFQAAAKHGHIESAYRASHCLEEGLGTTRDSRKSVNFLKFAASRNHPSAMYKLGLYSFYGRMGLPTDVNTKLNGVKWLSRAAARANELTAAAPYELAKIYHEGFLDVVIPDEKYAMELYIQAASLGHVPSATLLAQIYETGNDTVGQDTSLSVHYYTQAALKGDSVAMLGLCAWYLLGAEPAFEKDENEAFQWALRAANAGLPKAQFTLGYFYEHGKGCDRNMEYAWKWYEKAAGNEDKRAINKLRSRDGGLASIGKKQHKKNKSISTLNLFSTVDSQTSNVGSNSRVSSKSETFFTGNPKRDREPQGLQINMNSNTNRNGIKTGSDTSIRKSSSSAKGMSREVAEQSMAAKQEVSLSNMGSSNMIRKDFPAVKTESKKPTSLKNKKDKQGKKKKDCVIM; this comes from the coding sequence atggcaagTTCACCGCAGGTACATCCATATAAGAAGCATTTAATGCAATCACAGCatataaattttgataACAGGGGCCTACAGTTTCAAAACAGTTCGTTGAAGGTAGGTCAAGATTTTTCAGATAATAAAGAGAATAGGGAAAACAGGGACAATGAAGACTTCAGTACCGCAGACCTTCCTAAGCGGTCGGCAAACCAACCGCTTATCAATGAGCATCTTAGAGCTGCGTCAGTACCTCTACTATCAAACGATATAGGCAATAGTCAAGAGGAAGATTTCGTTCCAGTCCCACCCCCACAGCTTCATCTTAATAATTCAAATAATACTTCCTTAAGTTCTTTGGGAAGTACTCCTACAAATTCTCCGTCACCGGGAGCATTAAGACAGACAAATTCGAGTACATCTCTTACGAAGGAgcaaataaagaaaagaactCGTTCTGTAGATTTGTCTCACATGTACCTGTTGAATGGTAGCAGTGATACCCAATTAACGGCTACTAATGAATCTGTAGCAGATTTGTCACATCAGATGATCAGTCGATATTTGGGTGGTAAAAATAATACTTCCTTAGTTCCAAGGCtaaaaacaatagaaaTGTATAGACAAAACgttaaaaaatctaaagatCCTGAAGTGTTATTCCAGTATGCGCAATATATGTTACAAACCGCACTGACTATTGAATCTTCCAATGCTCTTGTTCAAGATAGTGACAAGGAAGGAAATGTCAGCCAATCTGACTTAAAACTtcagtttttgaaagaagcgCAAAGTtatttgaagaaactgAGCATAAAGGGTTATTCAGATGCCCAATACTTATTAGCGGACGGCTACTCATCCGGAGCATTTGGGaagattgaaaataaagaagcaTTTGTCTTATTTCAAGCAGCTGCAAAGCATGGTCATATAGAAAGTGCTTACAGAGCATCGCATTGCTTAGAAGAAGGACTAGGAACAACAAGAGATTCTCGTAAGTCAgtcaattttttaaagtttgCGGCTAGCAGGAATCATCCCTCAGCAATGTATAAATTGGGACTTTATTCATTCTACGGCAGAATGGGTCTTCCAACCGACGTTAATACTAAATTAAATGGGGTAAAATGGTTATCAAGGGCTGCAGCAAGAGCTAATGAGTTGACGGCCGCAGCACCATACGAATTGGCTAAGATTTATCATGAAGGGTTCTTAGATGTTGTCATTCCGGATGAAAAGTATGCAATGGAACTATATATTCAAGCAGCAAGTTTAGGGCATGTTCCTTCAGCAACTTTGTTGGCACAGATTTATGAAACAGGTAATGATACAGTAGGGCAGGATACATCACTTTCTGTACACTATTATACGCAGGCAGCGTTAAAAGGCGATTCTGTGGCAATGTTAGGTTTATGTGCATGGTACTTACTGGGAGCAGAACctgcttttgaaaaagatgaaaatgaggCTTTTCAATGGGCCTTGCGTGCAGCTAATGCTGGTTTGCCAAAGGCCCAATTCACTCTGGGCTACTTCTATGAGCATGGCAAGGGCTGTGATCGTAACATGGAATACGCATGGAAATGGTACGAGAAAGCTGCAGGGAACGAGGACAAGAGGGCGATTAATAAGCTACGCTCAAGGGACGGTGGACTAGCCAGCATTGGTAAAAAACagcataaaaaaaataaaagtatcAGTACTTTGAATTTATTCTCTACTGTGGACAGTCAAACAAGTAACGTAGGGTCAAATTCAAGagtttcttcaaaatctgaAACATTCTTTACTGGAAATCCAAAACGTGATCGTGAGCCACAAGGTTTGCAAATTAACATGAATTCAAACACGAATAGAAATGGTATTAAAACGGGTTCTGATACAAGCATCAGGAAAAGTTCTTCCTCAGCAAAGGGAATGTCAAGGGAAGTTGCTGAGCAGTCGATGGCAGCAAAGCAAGAAGTTAGTTTATCAAATATGGGCAGTTCAAACATGATTCGTAAAGATTTTCCTGCAGTAAAAACTGAGTCAAAAAAACCTACAAGcttgaagaacaagaaggaTAAAcaaggtaaaaaaaaaaaagactgTGTAATTATGTAA
- the KIP1 gene encoding Kip1p (Kinesin-related motor protein; tracks plus-ends and stabilizes microtubules; required for mitotic spindle assembly, chromosome segregation, and 2 micron plasmid partitioning; involved in centromere clustering on the metaphase spindle; functionally redundant with Cin8p for chromosomal but not plasmid functions), which translates to MARSSLPNRRTAQFEANKRRTIAHAPSPSLSNGMHTLTPPTCNNGAATSDSNIHVYVRCRSRNKREIEEKSSVVISTLGPQGKEIILSNGSHQSYSSSKKTYQFDQVFGAESDQETVFNATAKNYIKEMLHGYNCTIFAYGQTGTGKTYTMSGDINILGDVQSTDNLLLGEHAGIIPRVLVDLFKELSSLNKEYSVKISFLELYNENLKDLLSDSEDDDPAVNDPKRQIRIFDNNNNNSSIMVKGMQEIFINSAHEGLNLLMQGSLKRKVAATKCNDLSSRSHTVFTITTNIVEQDSKDHGQNKNFVKIGKLNLVDLAGSENINRSGAENKRAQEAGLINKSLLTLGRVINALVDHSNHIPYRESKLTRLLQDSLGGMTKTCIIATISPAKISMEETASTLEYATRAKSIKNTPQVNQSLSKDTCLKDYIQEIEKLRNDLKNSRNKQGIFITQDQLDLYESNSILIDEQNLKIHNLREQIKKFKENYLNQLDINNLLQSEKEKLIAIIQNFNVDFSNFYSEIQKIHHTNLELMNEVIQQRDFSLENSQKQYNTNQNMQLKISQQVLQTLNTLQGSLNNYNSKCSEVIKGVTEELTRNVNTHKAKHDSTLKSLLNITTNLLMNQMNELVRSISTSLEIFQSDSTSHYRKDLNEIYQSHQQFLKNLQNDIKSCLDSIGSSILTSINEISQNCTTNLNSMNVLIENQQSGSSKLIKEQDLEIKKLKNDLINERRISNQFNQQLAEMKRYFQDHVSRTRSEFHDELNKCIDNLKDKQSKLDQDIWQKTASIFNETDIVVNKIHSDSIASLAHNAENTLKTVSQNNESFTNDLISLSRGMNMDISSKLRSLPINEFLNKISQTICETCGDDNTIASNPVLTSIKKFQNIICSDIALTNEKIMSLIDEIQSQIETISNENNINLIAINENFNSLCNFILTDYDENIMQISKTQDEVLSEHCEKLQSLKILGMDIFTAHSIEKPLHEHTRPEASVIKALPLLDYPKQFQIYRDAENKSKDDTSNSRTCIPNLSTNENFPLSQFSPKTPVPVPDQPLPKVLIPKSINSAKSNRSKTLPNTEGTGRESQNNLKRRFTTEPILKGEETENNDILQNKKLHQ; encoded by the coding sequence CGCCCAGTTCGAAGCGAACAAGAGGAGGACCATTGCACATGCTCCATCTCCAAGTCTTTCAAATGGGATGCACACTCTAACGCCGCCCACCTGTAACAATGGTGCTGCCACTTCAGACTCCAATATACATGTATATGTAAGGTGCAGATCGCGTAATAAGCGAGAAATAGAGGAAAAAAGTAGTGTAGTTATATCTACACTAGGCCCACAAGGGAAAGAAATCATTCTGTCCAACGGTTCTCACCAATCGTATTCGTCCTCGAAGAAAACTTACCAATTTGATCAGGTGTTCGGCGCAGAATCTGACCAGGAAACAGTGTTTAATGCCACTGCAAAAAACTACATTAAGGAAATGTTGCACGGGTACAATTGTACAATATTTGCATACGGTCAAACGGGAACAGGTAAAACCTACACTATGTCTGGCGATATAAATATTCTCGGTGATGTGCAATCTACCGATAATCTATTATTAGGAGAGCATGCAGGTATCATACCACGGGTTCTGGTCGATTTGTTTAAAGAATTGAGCTCCTTAAATAAAGAGTACTCCGTAAAAATATCCTTTTTAGAGTTGtacaatgaaaatttgaaagatcTGCTCTCTGATAGTGAGGACGATGATCCTGCAGTCAACGATCCCAAGAGGCAGATTCGTATTTTTgacaataacaacaataattcATCCATCATGGTCAAGGGGATGCAGGAAATCTTTATTAACTCTGCACACGAAGGCTTGAATTTGCTAATGCAGGGTTCgttaaaaaggaaagtgGCCGCTACTAAATGCAACGATCTTTCATCAAGGTCTCACACCGTCTTTACAATCACAACAAACATAGTTGAGCAAGATAGCAAAGACCATggacaaaacaaaaattttgttaaaaTTGGCAAATTGAATTTGGTGGATTTGGCAGGCAGTGAAAACATCAACAGATCGGGTGCGGAGAATAAAAGGGCTCAAGAAGCTGGCCTAATAAACAAATCGCTGCTAACACTAGGCCGTGTTATCAACGCACTCGTTGATCATTCTAACCATATACCTTACAGAGAATCTAAGCTAACAAGATTGCTACAAGACTCTTTAGGTGGTATGACGAAAACATGCATTATCGCAACTATATCACCTGCGAAAATATCCATGGAAGAGACTGCAAGTACGCTAGAATATGCAACGAGAGCCAAATCAATTAAGAATACTCCACAAGTAAATCAGTCTTTATCGAAGGATACATGTCTCAAAGACTACATTCAAgagattgaaaaattaagaaatgatttgaaaaattcaagaaacaaACAAGGTATATTTATAACTCAAGATCAGTTGGACCTTTACGAGAGCAATTCTATCTTGATTGATGAGCAAAATCTAAAAATACATAACCTGCGAGaacaaattaaaaaattcaaagaaaactacCTGAACCAATTAGATATCAATAATCTTTTACAGtctgaaaaggaaaaactaATTGCCATAATACAGAATTTTAATGTCGATTTTTCTAACTTTTACTCGgaaatccaaaaaattCACCATACTAATCTCGAACTAATGAATGAAGTCATACAACAGAGAGATTTTTCACTAGAAAATTCTCAAAAACAGTATAATACGAACCAGAACATGCAATTAAAAATCTCTCAACAAGTTTTACAGACTTTGAACACTTTACAGGGCTCTTTAAATAATTATAACTCTAAATGTTCCGAAGTTATCAAAGGCGTCACCGAAGAACTAACCAGGAACGTAAATACCCATAAGGCGAAACACGATTCTACTCTCAAATCGTTATTAAACATTACTACTAACTTATTGATGAATCAGATGAACGAACTGGTGCGTAGTATTTCGACTTCATTGGAAATATTTCAGAGTGATTCTACTTCTCACTATCGTAAAGATTTGAATGAAATCTACCAATCACATCAACAATttctaaaaaatttacaaaacGATATTAAAAGCTGTCTTGATTCGATAGGCAGTTCAATTCTAACTTCCATAAACGAAATATCGCAAAATTGCACCACTAACTTGAATAGTATGAATGTTTTAATAGAAAACCAGCAGTCAGGATCATCGAAATTAATTAAAGAGCAAGAtttagaaataaaaaaactgaaaaacGATCTGATCAATGAGCGCAGGATTTCTAACCAATTCAACCAACAGTTGGCTGAAATGAAGCGATATTTTCAGGATCACGTTTCCAGGACGCGTAGTGAATTCCACGACGAACTTAACAAATGTATCGATAACCTAAAAGATAAACAATCTAAGTTGGATCAAGATATCTGGCAGAAGACGGCCTCTATTTTCAACGAAACAGATATCGTAGTTAATAAAATTCATTCCGACTCAATAGCATCCCTCGCTCATAATGCTGAAAACACTTTGAAAACGGTTTCTCAGAACAATGAAAGCTTTACTAACGATTTAATCAGTCTATCACGCGGAATGAACATGGACATATCCTCCAAACTGAGAAGTTTGCCCatcaatgaatttttaaACAAGATATCACAAACCATTTGTGAAACCTGTGGCGATGATAACACAATCGCATCAAATCCAGTATTGACCtctattaaaaaatttcaaaatataatttGTTCAGACATTGCCCTAACAAATGAGAAGATCATGTCATTAATAGATGAAATACAATCACAAATTGAAACCATATCtaatgaaaacaatatcaatttgattgcaataaatgaaaattttaattcTTTGTGCAATTTTATATTAACTGATTACGATGAGAATATTATGCAAATCTCAAAAACACAAGATGAGGTGCTTTCTGAACATTGCGAGAAGCTACAATCACTGAAAATACTGGGTATGGACATTTTCACTGCTCACAGCATAGAAAAACCCCTTCATGAGCATACAAGACCTGAAGCGTCAGTAATCAAGGCTTTACCCTTATTGGATTATCCAAAACAATTTCAGATTTATAGGGATGCTGAAAATAAGAGCAAAGACGACACATCTAATTCTCGTACTTGTATACCAAACTTGTCAActaatgaaaattttcctcTTTCACAATTCAGTCCAAAAACCCCAGTGCCAGTGCCTGATCAACCTCTACCAAAAGTTCTTATACCGAAAAGCATAAACTCGGCCAAGTCCAATAGATCAAAGACCTTACCAAATACAGAGGGTACTGGACGAGAATCGCAGAACAATTTGAAGAGAAGATTTACCACCGAGCCAATATTGAAGGGagaagaaactgaaaataatgacatactgcaaaataaaaaacttcatcaataa
- the SHP1 gene encoding protein phosphatase regulator SHP1 (Substrate adaptor for Cdc48p; ubiquitin regulatory X (UBX) and Ub-associated (UBA) domain-containing protein that acts as a substrate recruiting cofactor; K48-specific Ub chain binding protein involved in ER-associated degradation (ERAD); positively regulates Glc7p protein phosphatase activity to promote growth and mitotic progression in complex with Cdc48p; regulated by nuclear Ub-dependent degradation (INMAD pathway) independent of the Asi and Doa10 complexes; homolog of human p47 (NSFL1C)) yields MAEIPDETIQQFMALTNVSHNIAVQYLSEFGDLNEALNSYYASQTDDQKDRREEAHWNRQQEKALKQEAFSTNSSNKAINTEHVGGLCPKPGSSQGSNEYLKRKGSTSPEPTKGSSRSGSGNNSRFMSFSDMVRGQADDDDEDQPRNTFAGGETSGLEVTDPSDPNSLLKDLLEKARRGGQMGAENGFRDDEDHEMGANRFTGRGFRLGSTIDAADEVVEDNTSQSQRRPEKVTREITFWKEGFQVADGPLYRYDDPANSFYLSELNQGRAPLKLLDVQFGQEVEVNVYKKLDESYKAPTRKLGGFSGQGQRLGSPIPGESSPAEVPKNETPAAQEQPMPDNEPKQGDTSIQIRYANGKREVLHCNSTDTVKFLYEHVTSNANTDPSRNFTLNYAFPIKPISNDETTLKDADLLNSVVVQRWA; encoded by the coding sequence ATGGCGGAAATACCTGATGAAACCATCCAGCAGTTCATGGCATTGACCAATGTGTCGCATAACATAGCCGTTCAATATCTCTCTGAATTTGGAGATTTAAATGAAGCACTAAATTCCTATTATGCTTCTCAAACGGATGACCAAAAGGATAGAAGAGAGGAAGCACATTGGAACAGACAGCAGGAGAAGGCCCTCAAGCAAGAAGCCTTCTCCACCAACTCTTCGAATAAAGCCATAAATACGGAGCACGTTGGTGGGTTATGTCCAAAACCAGGATCCTCACAAGGTAGCAACGAGTacttgaaaaggaaaggtTCTACCTCTCCTGAACCAACCAAGGGTAGTAGCCGCTCTGGAAGTGGTAACAACTCCAGGTTTATGAGCTTTTCGGATATGGTAAGAGGTCAAgctgatgatgacgatgaagatCAACCGAGAAATACTTTTGCTGGTGGTGAAACATCCGGCTTAGAGGTTACAGATCCTTCAGATCCTAATTCATTACTGAAGGATTTGCTGGAAAAAGCGAGAAGGGGTGGTCAAATGGGCGCTGAAAACGGATTCCGTGATGACGAAGACCATGAAATGGGTGCCAATAGGTTTACTGGAAGAGGTTTTAGATTAGGGTCAACCATCGACGCAGCAGATGAAGTCGTAGAAGACAACACTTCACAATCACAACGTAGACCAGAAAAAGTCACAAGAGAAATTACATTTTGGAAGGAAGGTTTTCAAGTGGCCGATGGTCCGCTTTATCGCTATGATGATCCTGCGAACAGTTTCTATTTGAGCGAGTTAAATCAAGGGAGGGCTCCATTAAAGCTCTTAGATGTGCAATTTGGACAAGAAGTTGAAGTTaatgtatataaaaaattagatgAGTCTTATAAAGCTCCGACGAGAAAACTGGGCGGTTTTTCAGGCCAGGGCCAAAGACTAGGATCTCCTATCCCGGGTGAATCGTCACCTGCGGAGGTTCCAAAGAATGAGACACCCGCTGCTCAGGAACAACCCATGCCGGACAATGAGCCAAAACAAGGCGACACCTCCATCCAAATTAGATACGCAAATGGCAAAAGAGAAGTTTTGCACTGCAATTCCACAGATACAGTAAAGTTTTTGTATGAGCATGTGACATCAAATGCGAACACTGACCCATCGAGGAATTTCACCTTGAATTATGCCTTTCCTATCAAACCAATAAGCAACGATGAGACAACATTGAAGGACGCTGATCTGCTGAACTCCGTTGTCGTGCAAAGATGGGCATGA
- the YEL1 gene encoding Arf family guanine nucleotide exchange factor YEL1 (Guanine nucleotide exchange factor specific for Arf3p; localized to the bud neck and tip; required for localization of Arf3p to the bud neck and tip), protein MCASLNEVKKNDTYGVSQKGYNDNFSESEGVLHGSKSMPTSMKNMLQSPTMVNMCDILQNKEAANDEKPVIPTTDTATAGTGTEDISSTQSEETDQNSHLIASEILEGTFKDVSYKEYANFLGNDNNNQVLTEFVKLLSPLPSSLLETLFNLSKSIYFIAEAQNIDRILECLSIEWIACHPNTHWKSGYKSCHIVLFSLLILNSDLHNNFQVDHKKIKFSMVAFINNTLRALREENEYEELKIYSREHLIIEELSEYYKTLNETPLPLCTESRTSINISDNQSSLKRFSTLGSREFSTSNLRSVNSNSTTLYSRDGQVSVREMSAKSNKNFHNNHPMDALYLKESFDDGLITENGSSWFMDDLILISKKSLPRKYSKRDKDQVAAPKMTSKRNKSFFGWLKPSKTTTLIEHTSRRTSLSYLNKDSEWERVKIQVKEGRIFIFKIKPDVKDIIQSSETDSATIDYFKDISSSYFAYSLLEAEAHVVQDNIIIGSGAMKSNVCNKNTKRKSGNFTVSFPENINGPKLVLEFQTRSVEEAHKFMDCINFWAGRISPVPLTQFEAVSNAEYGWSDKILTEHASLNLKNIVVSEWKPLLGLELLYEDAKDVEMVELKERLKELMNFTRQLGIWIDKHNEIKDKLVEIWSFDDNYFEAVMNNWNSRYLYMNNQYKKRLSYLKALQKAMGSVQF, encoded by the coding sequence ATGTGCGCCAGTTTAAACgaggtaaaaaagaatgacaCCTATGGGGTCTCACAAAAGGGCTACAATGACAATTTCAGTGAAAGTGAGGGCGTCCTTCATGGTAGTAAGTCGATGCCCACTAGCATGAAAAATATGCTACAGTCTCCCACGATGGTCAACATGTGTgatattttacaaaacaagGAAGCTGCTAATGACGAAAAACCTGTGATACCTACTACGGATACCGCCACTGCGGGGACTGGTACTGAAGATATTAGCTCCACTCAATCCGAGGAAACTGATCAGAATAGTCATCTTATTGCCTCAGAGATCTTGGAAGGCACTTTCAAAGATGTATCTTACAAGGAATATGCAAATTTCTTGGGAAACGATAACAATAATCAAGTCTTGACTGAGTTTGTAAAGTTATTGAGTCCTTTGCCGTCGTCACTATTAGAAACgcttttcaatttatcgAAAAGTATATATTTCATTGCAGAAGCGCAAAATATCGACCGGATACTAGAGTGCTTGAGCATAGAATGGATAGCTTGCCACCCGAACACACATTGGAAGTCAGGCTATAAGTCATGTCATATAGTCTTATTTTCCCTGTTGATCCTTAATTCGGATTTGCACAACAACTTTCAAGTTGACCATAAAAAGATTAAGTTTTCCATGGTTGCATTTATCAACAATACACTGAGGGCACTAAGAGAGGAAAATGAATacgaagaattgaaaatatactCCCGCGAACATTTGATCATCGAAGAACTTTCCGAATACTATAAAACGTTAAATGAAACGCCTTTACCGTTATGCACAGAATCTAGAACATCAATAAATATATCAGATAACCAATCTTCCTTGAAAAGGTTCTCTACTCTAGGATCACGGGAATTTAGTACATCAAATTTACGTAGTGTTAACTCTAATTCTACTACACTATATTCAAGAGATGGTCAAGTATCTGTACGAGAAATGAGCgcaaaatcaaataaaaaCTTTCACAATAATCACCCCATGGATGCACTCTACCTTAAAGAGTCTTTTGATGACGGTTTAATTACCGAAAACGGCTCCAGTTGGTTCATGGACGATTTAATTCTTATAAGCAAGAAATCTTTACCACGTAAATATTCTAAAAGAGACAAAGATCAAGTGGCGGCACCAAAAATGACCTCTAAGAGAAACAAATCGTTCTTCGGATGGCTAAAACCATCTAAAACGACTACACTTATTGAGCACACATCTAGAAGGACTTCTTTATCGTATTTGAATAAGGATTCTGAATGGGAGAGGGTGAAAATACAGGTCAAGGAGGGcagaatttttattttcaaaattaaaccAGATGTTAAGGATATCATCCAATCAAGTGAAACAGACAGTGCTACCATCGACTATTTCAAAGATATCAGTAGCTCTTATTTTGCTTACTCACTGCTTGAAGCTGAAGCACATGTCGTGCAAGATAATATAATTATAGGTAGTGGAGCAATGAAATCAAATGTGTGTAACAAAAACACCAAGAGGAAAAGTGGCAACTTTACCGTTAGTTTTCCAGAGAATATCAACGGACCAAAGCTTGTTCTGGAGTTCCAGACGAGAAGTGTTGAAGAAGCCCACAAGTTTATGGACTGTATCAACTTCTGGGCAGGTAGGATTTCTCCAGTTCCTTTAACACAATTCGAAGCCGTATCTAACGCAGAATATGGATGGAGTGACAAGATCTTGACAGAGCACGCTTCCCTCAAtcttaaaaatattgttgTAAGTGAATGGAAGCCACTATTGGGGCTAGAGCTACTATACGAAGATGCGAAAGATGTAGAGATGGTCGAACTAAAAGAAAGGCTAAAGGAATTGATGAACTTCACCAGACAGCTTGGTATATGGATAGATAAACATAACGAAATAAAGGATAAGCTGGTCGAAATTTGGAGCTTTGACGATAACTATTTTGAAGCAGTCATGAATAATTGGAATTCGAGATATTTGTATATGAATAATCAATATAAGAAACGACTGAGCTACTTGAAAGCTTTGCAAAAAGCCATGGGTTCTGTTCAGTTCTAA